The bacterium sequence CCCCTGCTCGTACAGTGCCGCCACCGGCTCGGCCCGCGCCTGCTTCGACCGCGCCGCGTGCACCGTCGTCAGCGACAGCGACGGATCGACCGTCCGCAGCACGTTGGCGACCAGCACGCCGCCCTGGTTCGTCTCCGCCACGACCCGATCCGCCAGGTGCACCCGGTACACGCTCACCACCCGCCGCGCCCACGTGTCCGGACTCGCCCGCACGCTCGCGTCCTGCAGCACGTAGGCGTGCGGCAGCGGCCGCTGCCGGTCGATCCCACAGACGACGATGCCGCACTCCGCCGCGCCCTCGGCCGTGGCCGCGACACTCGGATCCACCCCCACCACGACGCGCACCAAGTCCGGAATCTGCACTTGCTGGCCGTCGGTGCGCGTGCCCGTCACCATCGGCGGGGACGCGACGCGCGTCTTCTCGAGCAAGTCGCGGCTCCATAGCGCGCCGGGCGTGTCGAGCAGCAGCTCGCCGAACAGCTCCTGCCGCCCGAGGTGCGTGCCAGCGTAGCGCGAGACGATGTCCTGCGCGAACCCCGCGGCCAGGTTCGGCAGGTTCTCGTGTGTCGCCATCTTGGTGACGGCGACGTCGCGACCGTCCCGGGCGAACAGGTCGCGAATCAACGGGATCGGCCGCGGGGTCGTCGAGACGATACACCGTGCTGCACCGAGCCGCAGGCCGAGCATCAGATTGTTCCACGTCTCCTGCGCCCGTTCCCACGCTGCCAGCTCGTCGCACCAGGCGAGGTCGTGCTGCGGCCCGCGGAGCAGGTCCGGCTCGTCGGCCGAGAACGTCGTCGCCACGGCGCCATTCGGCCACGACAACCTGCGCTTACTCGGCTCATAGGTGGGCCGGAAGAACGCGGGCGCCACCGCCAGCAGACCGGACGGCCCCTCGACCATGACGTCCCGCGTGTCGGCCGCGGTGCGTCCCACCACGGCCACGTGCCGCGCCCGCCCCGCCATTATCTCGCTGGTGAGGTGTTCGGACGCCGCCCGCGTCTTGCCCGATCCTCTGCCCGCGATCAGCGCCCAGATCCGCCAGCCGCCGGATGGCGGCAGCTGCGCCGGCCGGGCCAGCTCGGCCCACGGACAGTGGCGCAAGGCTTCGGCCAACGTGCGGGCGAGCTCACTCATGCGATCCCGCCACTGCGGCCAACGCGTTTGTAGACCAGGCCCAGGCAGCGGGTCGGGGGTGTTGGAGACGGCCCCCGCCGTTCAACGCAATGGCGGGCGTTCTGGCCGCCTTGCCGTGGACTTCTATGCGTCGGTCGGACCATCCGTCCACC is a genomic window containing:
- a CDS encoding terminase family protein gives rise to the protein MSELARTLAEALRHCPWAELARPAQLPPSGGWRIWALIAGRGSGKTRAASEHLTSEIMAGRARHVAVVGRTAADTRDVMVEGPSGLLAVAPAFFRPTYEPSKRRLSWPNGAVATTFSADEPDLLRGPQHDLAWCDELAAWERAQETWNNLMLGLRLGAARCIVSTTPRPIPLIRDLFARDGRDVAVTKMATHENLPNLAAGFAQDIVSRYAGTHLGRQELFGELLLDTPGALWSRDLLEKTRVASPPMVTGTRTDGQQVQIPDLVRVVVGVDPSVAATAEGAAECGIVVCGIDRQRPLPHAYVLQDASVRASPDTWARRVVSVYRVHLADRVVAETNQGGVLVANVLRTVDPSLSLTTVHAARSKQARAEPVAALYEQGRVHHVGLHAELEEQLCGWVPGEGESPDRLDALVWAVTNLIVTPGSVSLKDKLASMTDFERARYFAAQSAALTWKT